Proteins from one Mycobacterium sp. EPa45 genomic window:
- a CDS encoding VOC family protein, with the protein MITNISLVSVFVRDIDESLAFYTDVLGFEAKDDLQLGPDFRWCTVVHPNQPELQVHLTTPSKPLSDDLIAAFQRAQAAGGLPGLGLAVDDCRATYEQLKAKGVEFIQEPEERPYGVEALMRDNSGNWMVLVEAREYTPEDFDGFAESKAESK; encoded by the coding sequence ACATTGATGAGTCGCTCGCCTTCTACACCGACGTCCTCGGCTTCGAGGCCAAGGACGATCTGCAGCTCGGACCCGACTTCCGTTGGTGCACAGTGGTTCACCCGAATCAGCCCGAGCTGCAGGTGCACCTGACCACCCCGAGCAAGCCGTTGTCCGACGACCTGATCGCGGCCTTTCAGCGGGCTCAGGCCGCCGGCGGTCTGCCCGGGTTGGGCCTGGCGGTCGACGACTGCCGCGCGACCTATGAACAGCTGAAGGCCAAGGGCGTCGAGTTCATTCAGGAACCCGAGGAACGGCCGTACGGCGTCGAGGCGCTGATGCGAGACAACTCGGGCAATTGGATGGTGCTCGTGGAAGCCCGCGAATACACGCCGGAGGACTTCGACGGTTTCGCCGAGAGCAAGGCGGAGTCGAAGTAG